A genomic segment from Desulfovibrio sp. ZJ209 encodes:
- a CDS encoding flavin reductase family protein, which yields MKEPIEPLAAASHILQALPGGILLTTRSGQRVNTMTIAWGMLGIDWGLPMFITFVRESRLSYEFLLDTPEFTINVPTGPIDRRILGVAGTKSGRDMDKISGLGLHLEAPEVISVPGIRELPLTLECRVTYRQAQDPAAIPQGLRDTYHPATGTDLTKALNRTYHTAFYGEIVAAYIIH from the coding sequence ATGAAAGAACCCATTGAACCGCTTGCCGCCGCGTCCCACATCCTGCAGGCCCTTCCCGGGGGCATCCTGCTCACCACGCGCTCGGGCCAGCGCGTGAACACCATGACCATCGCCTGGGGCATGCTCGGCATCGACTGGGGGTTGCCCATGTTCATCACCTTCGTGCGCGAGAGCCGCCTGAGCTACGAATTTTTGCTGGACACGCCCGAGTTCACCATCAATGTGCCCACAGGGCCCATCGACCGGCGCATCCTTGGCGTCGCCGGCACCAAGTCCGGCCGGGACATGGACAAGATAAGCGGCCTCGGGCTGCACCTCGAAGCGCCGGAAGTGATCTCCGTGCCCGGCATCCGCGAGCTGCCGCTCACGCTGGAATGCCGGGTAACCTACCGGCAGGCGCAGGACCCGGCGGCCATCCCGCAGGGCTTGCGCGACACCTATCACCCGGCCACGGGCACGGACCTCACCAAGGCCCTCAACCGCACCTACCACACGGCGTTTTATGGGGAGATCGTGGCGGCGTATATCATTCATTAG
- a CDS encoding MBL fold metallo-hydrolase codes for MKARFIPGLLAALLLLAGPALAAEAQQQEEPRKAPAFQLQHVRNATAKLKSGDATFLIDPMLAKPGAYEGFANTYRSGMRNPFTPLPMPVEDLLAGVDAVILTHTHLDHWDPAAQKAIPKDMPLFVQHEEDAKLVRGQGFKDVRILKDGELFNGVRLERTATRHGSEAMYADPVLGKMLGEVMGIVFTAPDGRKAWVVGDTVWFPGVDKALAAHRPDVIIMNAGGAAMEMDAFRDAPEIIMKKEDVLRMVRAAPEAQVVAVHMDAINHMTVDRKDLARYTREHGIRDKVLIPFDGEVMDF; via the coding sequence ATGAAAGCGCGTTTTATCCCCGGTCTTTTGGCGGCCCTCCTGCTGCTGGCCGGCCCGGCGCTCGCCGCCGAGGCCCAGCAGCAGGAGGAGCCCAGGAAGGCCCCGGCCTTCCAGCTCCAGCATGTGCGCAACGCCACGGCCAAGCTCAAAAGCGGCGACGCCACCTTCCTCATCGACCCAATGCTGGCCAAGCCCGGGGCCTACGAGGGCTTTGCCAATACTTACCGCAGCGGCATGCGCAACCCATTCACGCCGCTCCCCATGCCGGTGGAGGATCTGCTCGCGGGCGTGGATGCCGTCATCCTCACCCATACCCACCTCGACCACTGGGACCCGGCCGCGCAAAAGGCGATCCCCAAGGACATGCCCCTCTTCGTGCAGCATGAGGAGGACGCAAAGCTCGTGCGCGGCCAGGGCTTCAAGGACGTGCGCATCCTGAAAGACGGCGAGCTCTTCAACGGCGTGCGCCTCGAGCGCACGGCCACGCGCCACGGCTCAGAGGCCATGTACGCCGACCCGGTGCTGGGCAAGATGCTCGGCGAGGTCATGGGCATCGTGTTCACCGCGCCGGACGGCAGGAAGGCCTGGGTGGTGGGCGACACGGTGTGGTTCCCGGGCGTGGACAAGGCGCTGGCCGCCCACAGGCCGGACGTCATCATCATGAACGCGGGCGGCGCCGCCATGGAGATGGACGCCTTCCGCGACGCGCCGGAAATCATCATGAAGAAAGAAGACGTGCTGCGCATGGTCAGGGCCGCGCCCGAGGCGCAGGTGGTGGCCGTGCACATGGACGCCATCAACCACATGACCGTGGACCGCAAGGACCTTGCCCGCTACACGCGCGAGCACGGCATCCGGGACAAGGTGCTCATCCCCTTTGACGGCGAAGTGATGGACTTCTGA
- a CDS encoding aldo/keto reductase has product MKTRELGTSGLTVSAIGMGCMGFSHGYGALPPESEALRLMALAHELGCTFYDTAEVYGPFVNEELTGKGVAPFRKDIVLATKFSPFALPGQDWPYAKLSAQGIRRSLEESLKRLGTDYVDLYYLHRVPEDCDLEAIADTLGALIREGLVRGWGLSQATEAQVRRAHAVTPLAAIQSEYSMMERMFEKDVIPACAALGIGFVPFSPLASGFLSGKYTQKTEYSGDDVRRVITRFSKENVAANQPLLDLLDRFAREKHATPAQVSLAWILHKGDFIVPIPGMRKEERVRENLAAADITLTDAEFAALEKALAGITIHGNRTDKDIEKLGTVRAS; this is encoded by the coding sequence ATGAAAACACGCGAACTCGGCACAAGCGGCCTCACGGTCTCGGCCATCGGCATGGGCTGCATGGGCTTCAGCCACGGCTACGGCGCGCTTCCGCCGGAATCCGAAGCCCTGCGCCTCATGGCGCTGGCCCACGAGCTCGGCTGCACCTTCTACGACACGGCCGAGGTCTACGGCCCCTTTGTCAACGAGGAGCTCACCGGCAAGGGCGTGGCGCCCTTCCGCAAGGACATCGTGCTCGCCACCAAGTTCAGCCCCTTCGCGCTGCCCGGGCAGGACTGGCCCTATGCCAAGCTGAGCGCGCAGGGCATCCGCCGCTCGCTCGAGGAATCGCTGAAGCGGCTCGGCACGGACTATGTGGATCTCTACTACCTGCACCGCGTTCCCGAAGACTGCGACCTCGAGGCCATCGCGGACACGCTCGGCGCCCTCATCCGCGAAGGCCTCGTGCGCGGCTGGGGCCTGTCGCAGGCCACGGAGGCGCAGGTGCGCCGGGCGCACGCGGTCACGCCGCTCGCCGCCATCCAGAGCGAATACTCCATGATGGAGCGGATGTTCGAGAAGGATGTCATCCCGGCCTGCGCCGCGCTCGGCATCGGCTTCGTGCCCTTCTCGCCGCTGGCGAGCGGCTTCCTGAGCGGCAAGTATACGCAAAAGACCGAGTATTCCGGCGACGACGTGCGCCGCGTGATCACGCGCTTCAGCAAGGAAAACGTGGCCGCCAACCAGCCCCTGCTCGACCTTCTTGACCGCTTCGCCAGAGAAAAGCACGCCACCCCGGCGCAGGTCTCGCTCGCGTGGATCTTGCACAAGGGCGACTTCATCGTGCCCATCCCGGGCATGCGCAAGGAAGAGCGCGTGCGCGAAAACCTCGCCGCGGCCGACATCACGCTCACGGACGCGGAATTCGCCGCGCTGGAAAAGGCGCTTGCCGGCATCACCATCCACGGCAACAGGACGGACAAGGACATCGAGAAGCTGGGCACGGTCAGGGCCTCCTAG
- a CDS encoding alpha/beta fold hydrolase gives MHKILRLGSVVLLSGTLLCSVAFAADGESGKPISLRTMGSLLFGGSVVKKPNGDTFHGDHGYAQYYIPANARQYPLIFWHGMMQSGRTWESTPDGREGFQAIFPRDDWAVYILDQPRRGRAGYTATPVSGKDDVPAANRESATWTVFRNGVWTPPGEPALFDGVQFPGDAAAADQFFRQQTPNTGDEPRTDEHRRFMGKTLAALLERTGESVLVTHSNSGQYGWFSGMERPGEIKAIVAYEPGQFVLPDNEPVQDVPTANKLAAQVLAPILVPASEFEKLTKMPILVVFGDNIIDTPSENFNQEAWRVIRERGRQFVDAINRHGGDATLVELPKIGIHGNTHAMMADRNNREVARHLKSWLRQKGLDGREKSHTGPAPLRISAPAAPQG, from the coding sequence ATGCACAAGATCTTGCGGCTCGGCTCCGTCGTCCTCCTCTCCGGGACGCTCCTTTGCAGCGTCGCCTTCGCGGCGGACGGGGAAAGCGGAAAGCCCATTTCCCTGCGCACCATGGGGAGCCTCCTCTTCGGGGGCAGCGTCGTGAAGAAGCCGAATGGCGACACCTTTCACGGCGATCACGGTTATGCGCAATACTACATCCCGGCAAACGCCAGACAGTACCCGCTCATTTTCTGGCACGGAATGATGCAGTCCGGCAGGACATGGGAATCCACGCCGGACGGCCGCGAGGGTTTCCAGGCCATTTTTCCTCGCGATGACTGGGCGGTCTATATCCTCGACCAGCCCAGGCGCGGGCGCGCCGGCTACACCGCCACGCCGGTGAGCGGCAAGGATGACGTGCCTGCCGCCAACCGGGAAAGTGCCACATGGACCGTGTTTCGCAATGGTGTCTGGACGCCCCCCGGCGAGCCGGCGCTGTTCGATGGCGTGCAGTTTCCCGGTGATGCCGCGGCCGCTGACCAGTTCTTCCGGCAGCAGACGCCCAACACGGGGGACGAGCCGCGCACCGACGAGCATCGCCGTTTCATGGGCAAGACCCTCGCCGCATTGCTGGAGAGAACGGGCGAATCCGTGCTCGTGACCCACTCAAACAGCGGCCAGTACGGCTGGTTTTCCGGCATGGAACGGCCCGGAGAGATCAAGGCCATCGTGGCCTATGAGCCCGGCCAGTTCGTGCTGCCGGACAATGAGCCCGTGCAGGACGTGCCCACCGCCAACAAACTCGCGGCCCAAGTGCTCGCGCCGATCCTGGTTCCGGCAAGCGAATTTGAAAAGCTGACGAAAATGCCAATCCTGGTGGTATTTGGCGACAACATCATTGATACGCCCAGCGAAAACTTCAACCAGGAGGCATGGCGCGTCATCAGGGAACGCGGCAGGCAGTTCGTCGATGCCATAAACCGGCACGGCGGGGACGCGACCCTGGTCGAATTGCCCAAAATTGGTATCCACGGCAATACCCACGCCATGATGGCCGACAGGAACAACAGGGAAGTCGCCCGGCACCTCAAGAGCTGGCTGCGCCAAAAAGGTCTGGATGGCAGGGAAAAATCCCATACCGGGCCCGCGCCCTTGAGGATTTCCGCGCCAGCGGCCCCGCAGGGTTAA
- the dut gene encoding dUTP diphosphatase — MERITVKVVNHSGMELPAPTSPSAAGMDVRAALKEPVTLAPGKRALIPTGLRMQIPRGYECQIRPRSGLALNHGITVLNTPGTVDSDSRAEIGVVLINLSDEPFTVHPGDRICQMVFKACMEVKWEPVREIDRTKRGDNSFGGSGLEDVAGEKPKA, encoded by the coding sequence ATGGAACGCATCACCGTCAAGGTCGTCAATCATTCCGGCATGGAGCTGCCCGCGCCCACCTCGCCCTCGGCCGCGGGCATGGACGTGCGCGCCGCCCTGAAAGAGCCCGTGACCCTTGCGCCGGGCAAGCGCGCCCTCATCCCCACGGGCCTCAGGATGCAGATCCCGCGCGGCTACGAGTGCCAGATCCGCCCGAGGAGCGGCCTCGCCCTGAACCACGGCATCACCGTGCTCAACACGCCGGGCACCGTGGATTCGGACAGCCGCGCCGAGATAGGCGTCGTCCTCATCAACCTGTCGGACGAGCCCTTCACCGTGCACCCCGGCGACCGCATCTGCCAGATGGTGTTCAAGGCCTGCATGGAAGTGAAATGGGAGCCGGTGCGTGAGATCGACCGCACCAAGCGCGGCGACAACAGCTTCGGCGGCTCCGGCCTCGAGGACGTGGCCGGGGAGAAGCCCAAAGCCTGA
- a CDS encoding DNA methyltransferase, translating to MMAYLTMMASRLVELSRVLKDTGSLYLHCDPTASHYLKIVLDGIFGKENFRNEIVWRRTQPKSHVKINFSTAHDTILRYAKSAHTFFNMVYTEHDKNYVDKFYRYTDPDGRRYRLDNLTNPNKNRPNLTYEFLGVTRVWRWTKERMQKAYEDGIVVQTRPGAVPVRKSYLDEKKGQPITDFWDDIEHLHGGFAEYLGYPTQKPVALLERIIRASSNPGDIVLDPFCGCGTAIHAAHKLGRKWIGIDISHLAVGLIRKRMTEAFPDCDFTVSGTPKDVEAARFLAESNGLEGRYQFQYWALSLVGGIPANDKKKGADSGSDGFIWVYDAPDAKQPFKINISVKSGKIPANHIRELGGMLGKGKVEMCLLLTLEKPSKKMLADALSYGNYAYPGGLEFPRVQILTIAELLEGKKPAYLDFGVGSAMPKKAKKEIKKQTQYKLPQ from the coding sequence ATGATGGCCTACCTGACCATGATGGCGAGCCGCCTGGTGGAGCTGAGCAGGGTGCTCAAGGATACGGGCAGTCTGTACCTGCACTGCGACCCCACGGCCAGCCACTATTTAAAAATAGTGCTGGATGGAATTTTTGGAAAAGAGAATTTCAGGAATGAAATCGTTTGGAGACGCACGCAACCAAAAAGCCATGTGAAAATCAATTTTTCCACAGCGCATGACACGATTTTAAGGTATGCAAAATCTGCGCATACCTTCTTCAACATGGTGTATACTGAGCATGATAAAAATTATGTCGATAAATTTTACAGATATACGGATCCAGATGGGAGACGATACCGGCTTGATAACCTCACGAACCCCAATAAAAACAGGCCGAACCTTACCTATGAATTCCTTGGTGTAACAAGAGTTTGGAGATGGACAAAGGAACGCATGCAAAAGGCCTACGAAGATGGCATTGTCGTCCAGACCAGGCCCGGGGCGGTTCCCGTCAGAAAAAGTTATCTTGACGAAAAAAAGGGCCAGCCGATTACCGATTTTTGGGATGATATAGAGCACCTTCACGGGGGATTCGCCGAGTATCTCGGCTACCCCACGCAGAAGCCGGTGGCCCTGCTCGAGCGCATCATCCGCGCTTCCAGCAATCCCGGCGACATCGTGCTCGACCCCTTTTGCGGCTGCGGCACGGCCATCCATGCGGCGCACAAGCTGGGGAGGAAGTGGATAGGCATCGACATCAGCCATCTTGCCGTCGGCCTCATCAGGAAGCGTATGACAGAGGCCTTCCCGGACTGCGATTTCACGGTCTCGGGCACTCCCAAGGATGTGGAAGCCGCGCGCTTCCTGGCGGAAAGCAACGGCCTCGAGGGGCGCTACCAGTTCCAGTATTGGGCGCTTTCGCTGGTGGGCGGCATTCCGGCCAATGACAAGAAAAAGGGTGCGGACAGCGGCTCGGACGGCTTTATCTGGGTCTATGACGCGCCGGACGCAAAGCAGCCCTTCAAGATCAATATCTCGGTAAAAAGCGGGAAAATCCCCGCAAACCATATTCGTGAGCTGGGGGGTATGCTGGGCAAAGGCAAGGTGGAGATGTGCCTTTTGCTCACGCTGGAAAAGCCCAGCAAAAAAATGCTGGCCGATGCCCTGAGCTACGGGAACTATGCCTATCCGGGCGGCCTGGAATTTCCGCGCGTCCAGATACTCACCATTGCCGAGCTTTTGGAGGGAAAGAAGCCCGCGTATCTCGATTTCGGCGTGGGGTCGGCCATGCCCAAAAAAGCAAAAAAAGAAATAAAGAAGCAGACGCAGTACAAACTGCCGCAATAA
- a CDS encoding aldo/keto reductase translates to MEKRFLRHLEVSALGLGCMGFTHSYPPFPEKKDSIAVIRAAVDMGVTFFDTAEVYGPYTNEELVGEALAPVRDKVVIATKFGWNIPEDGTVNGATAYGLDSRPAAIRKAVEGSLRRLRTDHIDLLYQHRVDPQVDIEEVAGTVAELIREGKALHFGLSEAKADIIRRADAVCPVCAVESEYSMFFREPEQEIIPTLRELGIGFVPFSPLGKGILSGMFKRDTKLADNDFRASIPRFQGENFQKNMALADLVDEIAKEKRATPAQVALAWILAQSPSFVPIPGTKKLSRLKDNLASLELRFTPEELAAINARLNEIQIRGERYPESQAKLVR, encoded by the coding sequence ATGGAAAAACGGTTCCTGCGCCATCTCGAAGTCTCGGCTCTCGGCCTCGGCTGCATGGGCTTCACCCACAGTTATCCGCCCTTCCCGGAAAAAAAGGACTCCATCGCCGTCATTCGCGCGGCCGTGGACATGGGCGTGACCTTTTTCGACACCGCCGAGGTCTACGGCCCCTACACCAACGAGGAACTGGTGGGCGAGGCGCTGGCCCCGGTGCGGGACAAGGTGGTCATCGCCACCAAGTTCGGCTGGAACATCCCTGAGGACGGCACGGTCAACGGCGCCACGGCCTACGGGCTCGACAGCCGCCCGGCGGCCATCCGCAAGGCCGTGGAGGGCTCGCTCCGGCGGCTGCGCACCGACCATATCGACCTCCTCTACCAGCACCGCGTGGACCCGCAAGTCGACATCGAGGAGGTGGCCGGCACCGTGGCTGAGCTCATCCGCGAGGGCAAGGCCCTGCATTTCGGGCTCTCCGAGGCGAAAGCCGACATCATCCGCCGCGCCGACGCCGTGTGCCCGGTCTGCGCCGTGGAAAGCGAATATTCCATGTTCTTCCGCGAGCCGGAACAGGAGATCATCCCCACCCTGAGGGAGCTCGGCATCGGCTTCGTGCCCTTTTCGCCGCTGGGCAAGGGCATCCTCAGCGGGATGTTCAAGCGCGACACCAAGCTCGCGGACAATGACTTCCGCGCGTCCATCCCGCGCTTTCAGGGCGAGAACTTCCAGAAAAACATGGCGCTCGCCGACCTTGTGGACGAGATAGCGAAGGAAAAGCGGGCCACGCCCGCGCAGGTGGCGCTGGCGTGGATACTGGCGCAAAGCCCCTCCTTCGTGCCCATCCCCGGCACCAAGAAGCTCTCGCGCCTCAAGGACAATCTCGCAAGCCTCGAGCTGCGCTTCACCCCGGAGGAGCTGGCGGCCATCAACGCGCGCCTCAACGAGATCCAGATCCGGGGCGAGCGCTATCCCGAAAGCCAGGCGAAGCTCGTCAGGTGA
- a CDS encoding LysR family transcriptional regulator: MLHPQWETLFQVVEYGSFSRAAAARSCSAVAVMNQVNALEERLGVTLLARSTRGVRLTEAGEALVAEARRLGEEAARAVERARGAAGRAAIRIGTSFLRPCRPLLDCLEKLPVAVRGRFQISIVPFSDSPGDFARLQKRLGEEIDCFVSPCDSVAWREAFSLFPLGSSRCCVALPARHRLAAKARLSWADLEGETLLLVARGISPTLDRLRADIARDHPGITVRDAPGYYDMEVFNRCGQAGYLMECPEIWKGVHPSLVTVPVAWDYELPFGIVYAKTPSPAFRQFLEALGGAL; encoded by the coding sequence ATGCTCCATCCGCAATGGGAGACCTTGTTCCAGGTCGTGGAATACGGCAGTTTTTCGCGCGCCGCGGCCGCGCGCTCGTGCTCGGCCGTGGCCGTCATGAATCAGGTCAATGCCTTGGAGGAGCGGCTGGGCGTGACCTTGCTCGCGCGCTCCACGCGCGGGGTGCGCCTCACCGAAGCCGGGGAGGCTCTCGTGGCCGAGGCCCGGCGCCTTGGCGAGGAGGCGGCCAGGGCCGTGGAAAGGGCGCGCGGCGCCGCCGGGCGCGCGGCCATCAGGATTGGCACGTCCTTCCTGCGGCCCTGCCGGCCGCTGCTGGACTGCCTGGAAAAACTCCCGGTCGCCGTGCGCGGGCGCTTCCAAATCAGCATCGTGCCCTTCTCTGACAGCCCCGGGGACTTCGCCCGCCTGCAAAAGCGCCTCGGCGAGGAAATCGACTGTTTCGTGAGCCCCTGTGACAGCGTGGCATGGCGGGAGGCGTTTTCGCTCTTCCCGCTCGGGAGTTCGCGCTGCTGTGTGGCGCTCCCGGCGCGGCACCGGCTCGCGGCCAAGGCGCGGCTCAGCTGGGCCGACCTCGAGGGCGAGACCCTGCTGCTCGTGGCGCGCGGCATCTCGCCCACGCTCGACCGCCTGCGCGCGGACATCGCCCGCGATCATCCCGGCATTACCGTGCGGGACGCCCCGGGCTATTATGACATGGAGGTGTTCAACAGGTGCGGGCAGGCCGGCTATCTCATGGAATGCCCGGAAATTTGGAAGGGAGTGCACCCCTCCCTCGTCACCGTGCCGGTGGCGTGGGACTATGAACTCCCGTTCGGCATTGTGTATGCGAAAACGCCGTCCCCGGCCTTCCGCCAGTTTCTGGAGGCGCTGGGCGGGGCGCTGTGA
- a CDS encoding MFS transporter: MQPDIGEEGGLGPGTLLLMIAAACLLLANLYYPQPILGEVAQALRLPEAASGAVITAGQLGYIAGLLLVAPLGDMWENRRLCAAMTAGAGLCALAAAGTGSAPLFLLLMVLMGVFATATQVLVVFATALAGPARSGKTLGIMACGLFLGIALSRPVASLVTGLAGWRAVYLGSGVALLATGLCLWRFLPGRAPAQGALRWRALMASLWPLLRFPLLLRRTLLSSGAFFSFSMFWSTVPLYLGGQLHMAQARITAFALAGLVTPPCMLMVGKLLDKGLGRHVILAALGSALTGWALVAGGPAWLGVFVASALLLDPSSSAVTVSIQQKILSGAPGAVRGRLNSLNISMNFLGGAAGAALGPFLLTRCGLAAVALAGALLLACLFCSALKAR, translated from the coding sequence ATGCAGCCTGACATCGGGGAAGAGGGCGGCCTCGGGCCGGGGACGCTGCTGCTCATGATCGCGGCAGCCTGCCTGCTGCTCGCCAACCTTTACTATCCCCAGCCCATTCTCGGGGAGGTGGCCCAGGCGCTCCGGCTGCCCGAGGCCGCCTCCGGGGCTGTCATCACCGCGGGCCAGCTCGGCTATATCGCCGGGCTGCTGCTCGTGGCGCCCCTTGGCGACATGTGGGAGAACCGCCGGCTCTGCGCGGCCATGACGGCCGGGGCCGGCCTCTGCGCGCTCGCGGCCGCGGGCACGGGCTCGGCGCCGCTCTTCCTTCTGCTCATGGTCCTCATGGGCGTGTTCGCCACGGCCACGCAGGTGCTGGTGGTGTTTGCCACGGCCCTCGCCGGGCCGGCGCGCAGCGGGAAGACGCTCGGCATCATGGCCTGCGGCCTCTTTCTCGGCATCGCGCTCTCGCGGCCCGTGGCGAGCCTTGTCACCGGGCTTGCCGGCTGGCGCGCCGTCTACCTTGGCTCGGGCGTGGCGCTGCTCGCCACCGGGCTGTGCCTCTGGCGCTTCCTGCCCGGGCGGGCGCCGGCGCAAGGGGCGCTCCGCTGGCGGGCGCTTATGGCGAGCCTGTGGCCCCTGCTGCGCTTTCCCCTGCTGCTGCGGCGCACCCTGCTCTCCTCAGGGGCCTTTTTCAGTTTCAGCATGTTCTGGAGCACCGTGCCCCTCTATCTCGGCGGCCAGCTCCACATGGCGCAGGCCCGCATCACGGCCTTCGCCCTCGCGGGCCTTGTGACGCCGCCCTGCATGCTGATGGTGGGCAAATTGCTGGACAAGGGCCTGGGGCGCCATGTCATCCTCGCCGCGCTCGGCAGTGCCCTCACCGGCTGGGCGCTCGTTGCGGGCGGGCCCGCGTGGCTCGGCGTTTTCGTGGCGAGCGCGCTTTTGCTCGACCCTTCTTCCAGCGCGGTCACGGTAAGCATCCAGCAAAAAATCCTTTCCGGCGCGCCCGGGGCGGTGCGCGGCAGGCTCAATTCGCTGAACATCAGCATGAACTTTCTCGGCGGCGCGGCCGGGGCGGCGCTCGGGCCCTTCCTGCTCACGCGTTGCGGGCTTGCCGCCGTGGCCCTCGCCGGCGCCCTGCTCCTGGCCTGCCTTTTTTGCAGCGCGCTCAAGGCCCGCTGA
- a CDS encoding EamA family transporter — protein MWKYYALLSALFAALTAIFSKMGVRGVDAGLATAIRVSFILVLVWGIALFDGSARGVRAIPGNTWLFLLLSAVATGLSWLFYFKALETGDVSRVAPIDKLSVPITILLAFLLLGESLSWKVILGGALITLGTIVLAL, from the coding sequence ATGTGGAAATACTATGCCCTGCTTTCGGCCCTGTTCGCGGCGCTCACGGCCATCTTTTCCAAGATGGGCGTGCGCGGCGTGGACGCGGGCCTCGCCACGGCCATCCGGGTGAGCTTCATCCTCGTGCTCGTCTGGGGCATCGCGCTCTTTGACGGCAGCGCGCGCGGGGTGCGCGCCATCCCGGGCAACACGTGGCTCTTTCTCCTGCTTTCGGCCGTGGCCACGGGCCTTTCGTGGCTCTTCTACTTCAAGGCGCTGGAAACGGGCGATGTGTCGCGCGTGGCGCCCATCGACAAGCTGAGCGTGCCCATCACCATCCTGCTCGCCTTCCTGCTGCTGGGCGAGAGCCTGAGCTGGAAGGTCATCCTCGGCGGCGCGCTCATCACCCTCGGCACCATCGTGCTCGCGTTGTAG
- a CDS encoding alpha/beta hydrolase, whose amino-acid sequence MKWGISLFSGALLVVALCLSSSARELPARSLPVPEDASPALKQAIEADASAIPWHLEPKDAGAWKELVQKAASATAEKVPGLLRQLEIKCEKSAIAGVPVFLLEPPALPPAHADKVLLYFHGGGYVFNPGMAGLPEGIYMAAIGKFKVVAVDYRLAPEFPYPAALDDAMAVYKALLENYPAKNIGVFGSSTGGGMTLALCLRARQEGLPMPGAIAPGTPWSDLSKTGDSYFANAHVDDVLVRYEGLLEGMAKAYAGGRDLKEPLLSPVYGDIRGFPPAILGTGTRDLFLSNTVRTHRKLREAGVPADLLVMEGLSHWQYVQLPPEAPETQFYFSEVAKFFEKHLGK is encoded by the coding sequence ATGAAGTGGGGAATTTCTCTTTTTTCGGGGGCTCTTCTTGTCGTCGCCCTCTGTCTCTCCAGCTCCGCGCGGGAGCTCCCCGCCCGCTCCCTGCCGGTGCCCGAAGACGCCAGCCCGGCCCTGAAGCAGGCCATCGAGGCCGACGCCTCGGCCATTCCGTGGCACCTCGAGCCGAAGGACGCCGGCGCCTGGAAGGAGCTTGTGCAAAAAGCCGCCTCCGCCACGGCGGAAAAGGTTCCCGGCCTGCTCAGGCAGCTTGAGATCAAGTGCGAAAAAAGCGCCATCGCCGGCGTGCCCGTGTTCCTGCTGGAGCCGCCGGCGCTGCCCCCAGCGCATGCGGACAAGGTCCTCCTCTATTTCCACGGCGGCGGCTATGTGTTCAATCCCGGCATGGCGGGCCTGCCCGAAGGCATCTACATGGCGGCCATCGGCAAGTTCAAGGTCGTGGCCGTGGATTACCGGCTGGCGCCGGAATTTCCCTATCCCGCCGCACTGGACGACGCCATGGCGGTGTACAAGGCCCTGCTCGAGAACTACCCCGCGAAAAATATCGGTGTCTTCGGTTCCTCCACGGGCGGCGGCATGACCCTGGCGCTCTGCCTGCGCGCGCGGCAGGAGGGCCTGCCCATGCCCGGCGCCATCGCCCCGGGCACCCCCTGGAGCGACCTCTCCAAGACGGGCGACAGCTATTTTGCCAACGCCCATGTGGACGACGTGCTCGTGCGGTATGAGGGGCTGCTGGAGGGCATGGCCAAGGCCTATGCCGGGGGCCGTGACCTCAAGGAGCCGCTGCTCTCGCCCGTGTATGGCGACATACGGGGCTTTCCGCCGGCCATCCTTGGCACGGGCACGCGCGACCTCTTTTTGAGCAATACTGTTCGCACGCACCGCAAGCTGCGCGAGGCCGGCGTCCCGGCCGACCTGCTCGTCATGGAGGGCCTGTCGCACTGGCAATATGTGCAATTGCCGCCCGAGGCGCCGGAAACGCAGTTCTATTTTTCCGAAGTGGCGAAATTTTTTGAGAAGCACCTGGGGAAGTGA